From a region of the Pseudomonas fulva 12-X genome:
- a CDS encoding tyrosine-protein phosphatase — MIDLHNHLLPAIDDGPADLPTALDMARMAVANGISHVVCTPHIHIGRYDNDSRNIAETCSRFNVALEKAGIDLKVSAAAEVRFCGELMTRVLDGSIPFLGQWEGRKVLLLEFPHGEMPFGAERLTQWLLDKGVVPLIAHPERNKALMNMPSKLKPFIEQGCLLQVTAASAAGRFGERAMHLAHELLSNRVVSIMATDAHNLDHRPPLLQEGLLQAARILGEREAERLVIDTPWRIAHQHFA, encoded by the coding sequence ATGATCGATCTGCACAACCACCTGCTGCCGGCCATCGACGACGGCCCGGCAGACCTGCCGACCGCGCTGGACATGGCCCGCATGGCGGTCGCCAACGGCATCAGCCACGTGGTGTGCACGCCGCACATCCACATCGGCCGCTACGACAACGACAGCCGCAACATCGCCGAAACCTGCAGCCGCTTCAATGTGGCGCTGGAAAAGGCCGGCATCGACCTGAAGGTCAGTGCCGCAGCTGAAGTGCGTTTCTGCGGCGAGCTGATGACCCGCGTGCTGGATGGCAGCATTCCGTTCCTCGGCCAGTGGGAAGGCAGGAAAGTGCTGCTGCTGGAGTTTCCCCACGGGGAAATGCCATTCGGCGCCGAACGCCTCACTCAATGGCTGCTGGACAAGGGCGTGGTACCGCTCATCGCCCACCCGGAGCGCAACAAGGCACTGATGAACATGCCGAGCAAGCTCAAGCCGTTCATCGAGCAGGGCTGCCTGTTGCAGGTGACGGCTGCCTCTGCCGCTGGTCGTTTTGGCGAACGTGCAATGCACCTGGCTCACGAACTGCTGAGCAATCGTGTGGTCAGCATTATGGCGACTGATGCCCACAACCTGGATCACCGCCCTCCCCTATTACAAGAAGGTCTCCTGCAAGCCGCCCGGATCCTGGGCGAGAGAGAGGCCGAACGTCTGGTCATCGACACGCCTTGGCGCATCGCACACCAGCATTTCGCTTAG
- the gmd gene encoding GDP-mannose 4,6-dehydratase — protein sequence MEQKKALITGITGQDGSYLAEFLLEKGYQVHGIKRRASSFNTQRVDHIYQDPHVDNQNFILHYGDLNDSSNLTRIIQEVQPDEVYNLGAQSHVAVSFEAPEYTADVDAMGTLRILEAIRLLGLEKKTRFYQASTSELYGLVQEIPQKETTPFYPRSPYAVAKLYAYWITVNYREAYGMYACNGILFNHESPRRGETFVTRKITRGLANIAQGLEPCLYMGNMDALRDWGHAKDYVRMQWMMLQQEQADDFVIATGVQYSVREFITWSAAELGVHLRFEGTGVDEQGIVERIDGDKAPALKVGDVIVRVDPRYFRPAEVETLLGDPTKAKTKLGWTPEITVQQMCAEMVAEDLKVAQRHALLKEHGHELPVSVEN from the coding sequence ATGGAACAGAAAAAAGCACTCATCACCGGTATCACAGGTCAGGACGGTTCCTACCTCGCCGAGTTCCTGCTGGAAAAAGGTTACCAAGTGCATGGCATCAAACGCCGCGCGTCGTCCTTCAACACCCAGCGTGTGGACCACATCTATCAGGACCCGCATGTCGACAACCAGAACTTCATCCTGCATTACGGCGACCTGAACGACTCGTCCAACCTGACCCGCATAATCCAGGAAGTGCAGCCTGACGAGGTCTACAACCTCGGTGCGCAATCCCACGTAGCGGTCAGCTTCGAGGCCCCGGAATACACCGCCGACGTCGATGCCATGGGTACCCTGCGCATCCTCGAAGCCATCCGCCTGCTGGGCCTGGAAAAGAAAACCCGTTTCTACCAGGCCTCCACTTCCGAGCTGTACGGCCTGGTGCAGGAAATTCCGCAGAAGGAAACCACCCCGTTCTACCCGCGCTCGCCTTACGCGGTCGCCAAGCTGTACGCCTACTGGATCACCGTCAACTACCGCGAAGCCTATGGCATGTACGCGTGCAACGGCATCCTGTTCAACCACGAGTCGCCGCGCCGTGGCGAGACCTTCGTGACCCGCAAGATCACCCGCGGCCTGGCCAACATCGCCCAGGGTCTGGAGCCTTGCCTGTACATGGGCAACATGGACGCGCTGCGCGACTGGGGCCATGCCAAGGACTACGTGCGCATGCAGTGGATGATGCTGCAGCAGGAGCAGGCCGACGATTTCGTGATCGCCACCGGCGTGCAGTACTCGGTACGTGAGTTCATCACCTGGTCGGCAGCCGAGCTGGGCGTGCACCTGCGCTTCGAAGGCACTGGCGTCGACGAGCAAGGCATCGTCGAGCGCATCGACGGCGACAAGGCGCCGGCGCTGAAAGTCGGTGACGTGATCGTGCGTGTCGACCCGCGTTACTTCCGCCCTGCCGAAGTGGAAACCCTGCTGGGCGACCCGACCAAGGCCAAGACCAAGCTGGGCTGGACCCCGGAAATCACCGTTCAGCAAATGTGCGCCGAGATGGTCGCCGAAGACCTCAAGGTCGCCCAGCGCCACGCCCTGCTCAAGGAGCACGGCCACGAACTGCCAGTCTCCGTGGAGAACTGA
- a CDS encoding GDP-mannose mannosyl hydrolase yields the protein MFLPADTFKTVVASTPLVSIDLLVRNPQGELLLGERLNRPAQGSWFAPGGRIQKNETLDAAFARLTREELGQAFSREQSRLLGVYEHFYDDSVFGESPDTHYVVIAYAIELGAQQSLQPPSVQHGRYRWWPIDEMRDEPRIHSNTRDYLQALY from the coding sequence ATGTTCCTGCCGGCCGATACCTTCAAGACCGTGGTCGCCAGCACGCCGCTGGTGTCCATCGATCTGCTGGTACGCAACCCGCAGGGCGAACTGCTTCTGGGCGAGCGGCTCAACCGCCCCGCCCAGGGCAGCTGGTTCGCCCCGGGCGGGCGGATTCAGAAGAATGAAACGCTGGACGCGGCATTCGCGCGTCTGACCCGGGAAGAGCTGGGCCAGGCCTTCAGCCGCGAGCAGAGCAGGCTGCTCGGCGTGTACGAGCACTTTTATGACGACAGCGTGTTCGGCGAGTCGCCGGATACCCACTACGTGGTCATTGCCTACGCAATCGAGCTGGGCGCGCAGCAGAGCCTGCAGCCGCCGAGCGTGCAACACGGTCGCTACCGCTGGTGGCCGATCGACGAGATGCGCGACGAGCCGCGCATCCACAGCAACACCCGCGATTACTTGCAGGCGCTGTACTAG
- a CDS encoding glycosyltransferase has translation MTQFSIVTINWNNLEGLKQTYQSVAAQTYRNFRWIVVDGASTDGGAEWLATIDEPYAEITSERDKGLYDAMNKGLIKGSATEGYTLFLNSGDFFYDENVLQTVADAIEKAPGKPRYVYGDYYLQNAEGRLTAQKAKKIEHLVLGMPSSHQAMYFENERLRNVRFRDDFKLSADYCMIVEFLQGQDYQRDVLKIESPLCIFDTTGVSTSRRFDALKEDMRIRREVMKLSPLHSISLYVLHYVHTHSKLLKAALGK, from the coding sequence ATGACCCAATTCAGTATCGTAACCATCAACTGGAATAACCTGGAGGGTCTCAAGCAGACCTACCAGAGTGTGGCGGCCCAGACCTACCGCAACTTCCGCTGGATCGTCGTCGACGGTGCCTCCACCGACGGTGGTGCCGAGTGGCTGGCGACCATCGACGAGCCTTACGCCGAGATCACCAGCGAGCGCGACAAGGGCCTCTACGACGCAATGAACAAGGGCCTGATCAAGGGCTCGGCGACCGAGGGCTATACGCTGTTCCTCAACAGCGGCGACTTCTTCTACGACGAGAACGTGCTGCAGACGGTCGCCGATGCCATCGAGAAGGCGCCTGGCAAGCCGCGCTACGTCTACGGCGACTACTACCTGCAGAACGCCGAGGGTCGTCTCACCGCGCAGAAGGCCAAGAAGATCGAGCATCTGGTGCTGGGCATGCCGTCCAGCCACCAGGCGATGTACTTCGAGAACGAACGCCTGCGCAACGTGCGCTTTCGCGACGATTTCAAGCTCTCGGCCGACTACTGCATGATCGTCGAATTCCTGCAGGGCCAGGATTATCAGCGCGACGTGCTTAAGATCGAGTCGCCGCTGTGCATCTTCGACACCACCGGGGTTTCCACCAGCCGCCGCTTCGACGCGCTGAAGGAAGACATGCGCATTCGTCGGGAGGTCATGAAACTATCACCGCTGCATAGCATCTCTTTGTATGTCCTGCACTACGTGCATACCCACAGCAAATTGCTGAAGGCGGCATTGGGCAAATGA
- the fcl gene encoding GDP-L-fucose synthase — protein sequence MSAPVNQRVFVAGHRGMVGSAIVRRLQSLGYQSIITAPRESVDLVDAASVKRFFAEQRIDQVYLAAAKVGGIHANNQYPADFIYQNLMIEANVINAAHEAGVQKLLSLGSSCIYPKHAEQPMREEALLTGVLEPTNEPYAIAKIAGIKLCESYNRQHGRDYRSVMPTNLYGPHDNYHPENSHVIPALLRRFHEATLRGDDEVVIWGSGTPMREFLHVDDMAAASVHVMNLDEATYQAHTQPMLSHINVGTGQDCTIRELAETIARVTEFQGRLTFDSSKPDGTPRKLMDVSRLAKLGWTASIDLETGLRDAYRWFVDNIDAVRS from the coding sequence ATGAGCGCGCCTGTCAATCAGCGCGTCTTCGTCGCCGGCCATCGCGGGATGGTCGGTTCGGCGATCGTGCGCCGCCTGCAGAGCCTGGGTTACCAGAGCATCATCACCGCGCCACGCGAAAGCGTGGACCTGGTGGATGCGGCCAGCGTGAAACGCTTCTTCGCCGAGCAGCGCATCGACCAGGTCTACCTGGCCGCGGCGAAGGTCGGCGGCATCCACGCCAACAACCAGTACCCGGCCGACTTCATCTATCAGAACCTGATGATCGAGGCCAACGTCATCAACGCCGCCCACGAGGCCGGCGTGCAGAAGCTGCTGTCGCTGGGCAGCTCGTGCATCTACCCCAAGCATGCCGAGCAGCCGATGCGTGAAGAAGCGCTGCTGACCGGCGTGCTGGAGCCGACCAACGAGCCCTATGCGATCGCCAAGATCGCCGGGATCAAGCTGTGCGAAAGCTACAACCGCCAGCATGGCCGCGACTACCGCAGCGTGATGCCGACCAACCTGTACGGCCCGCACGACAACTATCACCCGGAAAACAGCCACGTCATCCCCGCCCTGCTGCGCCGCTTCCACGAAGCGACCCTGCGTGGCGACGATGAAGTGGTGATCTGGGGCAGCGGCACGCCGATGCGCGAGTTCCTGCACGTCGACGACATGGCCGCGGCCAGCGTTCACGTGATGAATCTGGATGAGGCGACCTACCAGGCGCACACCCAGCCCATGCTCTCGCACATCAACGTCGGCACCGGCCAGGACTGCACCATTCGCGAGCTGGCCGAAACCATCGCGCGGGTCACCGAGTTCCAGGGTCGCCTGACCTTCGACTCGAGCAAGCCCGATGGCACGCCGCGCAAGCTGATGGACGTCTCGCGCCTGGCCAAGCTCGGCTGGACGGCGAGCATCGACCTGGAAACCGGCCTGCGCGACGCCTACCGCTGGTTCGTCGACAACATCGACGCGGTACGGAGCTGA
- a CDS encoding undecaprenyl-phosphate glucose phosphotransferase — protein MISKRINPAENRRGLTFWGQWTCAITLVSMLLCYLVVQRYGDVPTEYRLLIVLTVLGSVPAYGMLRVYHKRFGYLTGLAHLLAGWLTLLAGLLFIAYFSQSLDRFSFEIMREWALLGFLAQAIAFIPLRYFARLHSQKLRNERVSLIIGSGEKAHELAERLTANNRVPLVGLIASSDDAQTQDGRFPILGKLKELRDVTEQHGVRRVYIALTLDEISHIEKLYIDLLDMSVDVVWVPDFGSMPLLNQSISQIEQLPAIYLNESPISSHPAAVFSKELMDRTLAFLALVALSPVFIIAAIAVKLSSPGPVFFLQPRHGWNGGVILVWKFRSMRMHDDKAVKQATREDPRITPVGRFLRRTSIDELPQLINVLRGEMSLVGPRPHAVAHNNYYSDKILAYMARHRLKPGITGLAQVTGHRGETETLEKMQQRVEKDLDYINNWSLWLDIKILVKTPFTLFSRDIY, from the coding sequence ATGATTTCCAAACGGATCAATCCTGCCGAGAACCGCAGGGGACTCACGTTCTGGGGTCAATGGACCTGCGCCATTACTCTGGTCAGCATGCTGCTCTGCTACCTGGTCGTTCAGCGCTACGGCGACGTGCCCACCGAATACCGCCTGCTGATCGTGCTCACCGTGCTGGGCTCGGTACCGGCCTACGGCATGCTGCGCGTCTACCATAAGCGCTTCGGCTACCTGACTGGCCTGGCCCATCTGTTGGCCGGCTGGCTGACGCTACTGGCGGGCCTGTTGTTCATCGCCTACTTCAGCCAGAGCCTGGATCGCTTCTCCTTCGAGATCATGCGCGAGTGGGCGCTGCTGGGCTTCCTGGCCCAGGCCATCGCCTTCATTCCGCTGCGCTACTTCGCTCGCCTGCACTCGCAGAAGCTGCGTAACGAGCGCGTCTCGCTGATCATCGGCTCGGGCGAAAAGGCCCACGAGCTGGCCGAGCGCCTGACCGCCAACAACCGCGTGCCCCTGGTCGGCCTGATCGCCTCCAGCGACGATGCGCAAACCCAGGACGGCCGCTTCCCGATTCTCGGCAAGCTCAAGGAGCTGCGTGACGTCACCGAGCAGCACGGCGTGCGCCGCGTGTACATCGCCCTGACCCTGGACGAGATCTCGCACATCGAGAAGCTCTACATCGACCTGCTGGACATGAGCGTCGACGTGGTCTGGGTGCCGGACTTCGGCAGCATGCCGTTGCTCAACCAGTCGATCTCGCAGATCGAGCAGCTGCCTGCCATCTACCTCAACGAAAGCCCGATCAGCTCGCACCCGGCTGCGGTATTCAGCAAAGAGCTGATGGATCGCACCCTGGCTTTCCTAGCGCTGGTGGCCCTGAGCCCGGTGTTCATCATCGCGGCCATCGCCGTGAAGCTCTCCTCGCCCGGCCCGGTGTTCTTCCTGCAGCCGCGTCACGGCTGGAACGGCGGCGTGATCCTGGTGTGGAAATTCCGCTCCATGCGCATGCACGACGACAAGGCCGTCAAGCAGGCGACCCGCGAAGACCCGCGCATCACCCCGGTCGGCCGCTTCCTGCGCCGCACCTCGATCGACGAACTGCCGCAGCTGATCAACGTGCTGCGTGGCGAGATGTCCCTGGTTGGCCCGCGTCCCCATGCCGTGGCGCACAACAACTACTACAGCGACAAGATCCTCGCCTATATGGCCCGTCATCGCCTCAAGCCCGGCATCACCGGTCTGGCTCAGGTGACCGGTCACCGCGGCGAAACCGAAACCCTGGAAAAGATGCAGCAACGCGTGGAGAAGGACCTGGATTACATCAACAACTGGTCCCTGTGGCTGGACATCAAGATCCTGGTGAAGACGCCCTTCACCCTGTTCTCGCGCGACATTTACTAA
- a CDS encoding glycosyltransferase family 2 protein: MTEQLPTIVVIGYNRPKSLSRLLGSLIQAQYPEGNVRLVISLDNSGNPEPRQVAEAFDWPHGEKLIIAHPQRLGLRQHVLSCGDLTEQYGDVIILEDDLFVSPFFYDYTHKALQAYADDAGVAGISLYSVQFSQTVDLPFMPIDDGDSHVHFIQMAASWGQAWSRRHWQGFRQWLESNGTDISHIDGIPADIRGWPESSWLKLYTAYIIAKDLYFVYPFRSLTTNFGDPGQHFNIASSRFQVPIQQKAVDYKFARREESLSVYDAYCELLPSCIKRRNPVLADYDFTTNLYGSKTCKGLQLTRTNARGLHNFALSMKPMELSILHNIEGEGLALIDSADLISDSKTRQKAEYDIYRFFYKFPSVRIIFLGVIERLQMLLKRA, translated from the coding sequence ATGACCGAACAATTACCCACTATCGTCGTCATCGGCTACAACCGCCCCAAGAGCCTCAGCCGCCTGCTGGGCTCGCTGATCCAGGCGCAGTATCCCGAAGGCAACGTGCGCCTGGTGATCAGCCTGGACAACTCCGGCAACCCAGAGCCGCGCCAGGTCGCCGAAGCGTTCGACTGGCCCCACGGCGAAAAGCTGATCATCGCCCACCCGCAGCGCCTCGGCCTGCGCCAGCACGTGCTCAGCTGTGGCGACCTGACCGAGCAGTACGGTGACGTGATCATCCTCGAGGACGATCTGTTCGTTTCACCGTTCTTCTACGACTACACCCACAAGGCCCTGCAGGCCTATGCCGATGACGCCGGCGTGGCCGGCATCAGCCTGTACAGCGTGCAGTTCAGCCAGACCGTCGACCTGCCCTTCATGCCGATCGACGATGGCGACTCCCACGTGCACTTCATTCAGATGGCCGCTTCCTGGGGCCAGGCCTGGTCGCGCCGGCACTGGCAGGGTTTCCGTCAGTGGCTGGAAAGCAACGGCACCGATATCAGTCACATCGACGGCATCCCGGCGGATATCCGCGGCTGGCCGGAGTCCTCGTGGCTCAAGCTGTACACCGCGTACATCATCGCCAAGGACCTGTACTTCGTGTACCCGTTCCGCTCGCTGACTACCAACTTCGGCGACCCGGGCCAGCACTTTAACATCGCCTCGTCGCGTTTCCAGGTACCGATCCAGCAGAAAGCGGTGGACTACAAGTTCGCTCGCCGCGAGGAAAGCCTATCGGTCTACGACGCCTACTGCGAGCTGCTGCCGTCGTGCATCAAACGGCGCAATCCGGTGCTCGCCGACTACGACTTCACCACCAATCTGTACGGCAGCAAGACCTGCAAAGGCCTGCAATTGACCCGTACCAACGCCCGCGGGCTGCACAATTTCGCGCTTTCCATGAAGCCCATGGAACTGAGCATCCTGCACAACATCGAAGGTGAGGGCCTAGCCCTGATCGACTCCGCCGACCTCATCAGCGACAGCAAAACGCGGCAGAAGGCGGAGTACGACATCTACCGTTTCTTTTACAAGTTTCCGTCGGTACGGATCATTTTTCTTGGCGTCATCGAACGCCTGCAAATGCTGCTCAAGCGCGCCTGA
- a CDS encoding UDP-glucose dehydrogenase family protein gives MNITVVGTGYVGLVTGACIAEMGNTVVCVDVDPKKIENLKKGILPIYEPGLETVVEENFAAGRLLFTTQLTEAMEQSDIIFIAVGTPPGEDGSADLRYVLEVARQVGSLMTRHTTVINKSTVPVGTADLVRAEILEQLELRGKSISFDVVSNPEFLKEGAAVDDFMHPDRIIVGTDSERARQVMSELYAPFIRNNPRIKFMGVRDAEMTKYAANAMLATKISFMNEIASLCDRLDVDIENVRLGIGSDQRIGYHFIYAGCGYGGSCFPKDVKALISIAHQNDFEPKLLQAVEARNDQQKQSLFNKLAAHFEGDLKGRTFAVWGLAFKPGTDDMREAPSVVLINSLINAGAKVKAFDPIARETAAREFPEHWFNEGRLQIVDGQYEAAIDADALVLVTEWKPFRRPDFKALKKLLKQPVIIDGRNQYDLGQVNREGFDYYGIGRKQVNG, from the coding sequence ATGAATATCACTGTCGTTGGAACCGGCTACGTCGGCCTCGTCACCGGCGCCTGTATCGCCGAGATGGGCAACACGGTTGTCTGCGTGGATGTCGATCCGAAAAAGATCGAGAACCTCAAGAAAGGCATCCTGCCGATTTACGAGCCGGGTCTGGAAACTGTGGTGGAAGAGAACTTCGCGGCCGGTCGCCTGCTGTTCACCACCCAGCTGACAGAAGCGATGGAGCAGTCGGACATCATCTTCATCGCCGTCGGCACCCCGCCCGGCGAAGACGGCTCGGCCGACCTGCGTTACGTCCTGGAAGTCGCCCGTCAGGTCGGCAGCCTGATGACCCGCCACACCACGGTGATCAACAAGTCCACCGTACCGGTGGGCACCGCCGATCTGGTACGCGCCGAGATCCTCGAGCAGCTGGAGCTGCGCGGCAAGTCCATCAGCTTCGATGTGGTCTCCAACCCGGAATTTCTCAAGGAAGGCGCCGCGGTCGACGACTTCATGCACCCGGACCGCATCATCGTCGGCACCGACAGCGAGCGCGCTCGCCAGGTAATGAGCGAGCTGTACGCGCCCTTCATCCGCAACAACCCGCGCATCAAGTTCATGGGCGTGCGTGATGCGGAAATGACCAAGTACGCCGCCAACGCCATGCTGGCCACCAAGATCTCCTTCATGAACGAGATCGCCAGCCTGTGCGACCGCCTGGACGTGGACATCGAGAACGTGCGCCTGGGCATCGGCTCGGACCAGCGTATCGGCTACCACTTTATCTACGCCGGCTGCGGCTACGGCGGCTCGTGCTTCCCGAAAGACGTCAAGGCGCTGATCAGCATCGCTCACCAGAACGACTTCGAGCCCAAGCTGCTGCAAGCCGTCGAAGCGCGTAACGATCAGCAGAAGCAGTCGCTGTTCAACAAGCTGGCCGCCCACTTCGAAGGCGACCTCAAGGGCCGCACCTTCGCCGTCTGGGGCCTGGCGTTCAAGCCCGGCACCGACGACATGCGTGAGGCCCCCAGCGTGGTGCTGATCAACAGCCTGATCAACGCCGGCGCCAAGGTCAAAGCCTTCGACCCGATCGCCCGTGAAACCGCCGCCCGCGAGTTCCCGGAGCACTGGTTCAACGAAGGTCGCCTGCAGATCGTCGACGGTCAGTACGAAGCCGCCATCGATGCCGACGCCCTGGTGCTGGTCACCGAGTGGAAGCCGTTCCGTCGTCCGGACTTCAAGGCCCTGAAGAAGCTGCTCAAGCAGCCGGTGATCATCGATGGCCGTAACCAGTACGACCTCGGCCAGGTGAACCGCGAAGGCTTCGACTATTACGGCATCGGCCGTAAACAAGTTAACGGCTGA
- a CDS encoding WecB/TagA/CpsF family glycosyltransferase: MKAFDIEFYGGTKDRLIEDLVEHSTEKYSYIVTPNVNHVVQLETDRDLKRAYAVARHRICDSRVLLPLLRMLKVPVEDAIPGSTLTAELMNIAEQRAWSVTIIGCEDDDITRLRERFPNVTFHHHNPPMGFIDNDEAVQACLSFVVEHPSHLVVLSVGCPRQEILAHKIFETDQAVGIGLCVGASINFLSGKLQRAPMWMQRCSLEWLHRAYTEPRRLVGRYVRDAFLIMPILVREFRLRQSLFMGGAPR; the protein is encoded by the coding sequence ATGAAAGCCTTTGATATCGAGTTCTACGGTGGCACCAAGGATCGCCTGATCGAGGACTTGGTTGAACACAGCACCGAGAAATACAGCTATATCGTGACGCCCAACGTGAATCACGTGGTGCAACTGGAAACCGACCGCGACCTCAAGCGCGCCTATGCCGTGGCCCGCCACCGCATCTGCGACAGCCGCGTGCTGCTGCCGCTGCTGCGCATGCTCAAGGTGCCGGTCGAGGACGCCATTCCCGGCAGCACCCTGACCGCGGAGCTGATGAACATCGCCGAGCAGCGCGCCTGGAGCGTGACCATCATCGGCTGCGAAGACGATGACATCACTCGCCTGCGCGAGCGCTTCCCGAACGTCACCTTCCACCACCACAACCCGCCAATGGGCTTCATCGACAACGACGAAGCGGTTCAGGCCTGCCTGTCGTTCGTCGTCGAGCACCCGTCCCATCTGGTGGTGCTGTCGGTGGGCTGCCCACGCCAGGAGATTCTTGCCCACAAGATCTTCGAGACCGACCAGGCGGTCGGCATCGGCCTGTGCGTAGGCGCTTCGATCAACTTCCTGTCCGGCAAGCTGCAACGCGCCCCGATGTGGATGCAACGCTGCTCGCTGGAATGGCTGCACCGTGCTTATACCGAACCACGCCGTCTGGTGGGCCGCTACGTCCGCGACGCGTTTCTGATCATGCCGATCCTGGTCCGCGAATTCCGGCTTCGGCAATCACTCTTCATGGGAGGAGCTCCACGATGA